In Perca fluviatilis chromosome 3, GENO_Pfluv_1.0, whole genome shotgun sequence, the following proteins share a genomic window:
- the itgb6 gene encoding integrin beta-6 isoform X3, translating to MGLILLSLILRYWISTVEGSCSAGSAVTCDECLQLSSHCAWCTQENFTDWFSVSERCETLDILLEKGCARDQLEFPVSKGQILQDRPLGKKTGNVNSTQISPQKMALKLRPGSKVTFQVKIQHTEDYPVDIYYLMDLSASMIDDLAMIKDLGSSLSKEMAKLTSKFRMGFGSFVEKPILPFIKITEEDLANPCSVGATCLPTFGYKHVLSLTSSTDKFNKIIAMQRVSANIDVPECGFDAVMQAAVCGDKIGWRNDSMRLLVFVSDADSHFGMDSKMAGIVIPNDGQCHLDANNEYSMSAVQEYPTLGQLIDKVVENNILLIFAVTEGQKLNYKNYANLIPGATVGVLATDSRNILELIVTAYKELRSEIELEVLGDTEELQMSFTTICPNGTVLTDEKRCSNIKPGETVVFNVSVELPGCLSGVRHFSLKPVGLQDSLEVQLESLCSCDCRQPPEANSSQCIEGQGAFQCGVCVCQPGFLGSECECNEERALLSNCLSHNESEICSGQGQCYCGQCVCHASSFGRIYGPYCECDNYSCVRFRGELCGGHGVCDCGECHCESGWTGEYCNCSTSTEACMSEDGTFCSGRGRCECGHCVCSVPGASGDKCERCPTCGDACSSARTCVECHLLDKDDGKLCDQKCSTPKISINTTADYDKSPSMQCALMMENECRISFNAVRSETGTIVYDLQMYGCPEPPNIPMIILGVSLSIVCIGLILLAVWKVLVSVHDRKEVAKFEAERAKAKWQTGTNPLFKSSTSTFKNVTYKKTEREKIITLDHY from the exons ATGGGGCTTATACTGCTGAGCCTGATTCTCCGCTACTGGATCAGCACCGTGGAAG GATCATGTTCAGCTGGCAGCGCTGTGACCTGTGATGAGTGTCTGCAGCTCAGTTCTCACTGTGCCTGGTGCACACAGGAG AATTTTACAGACTGGTTTTCAGTCAGTGAAAGGTGTGAAACACTGGATATCTTACTAGAAAAGGGTTGTGCCAGGGACCAGCTGGAGTTCCCTGTCTCCAAAGGTCAAATCCTGCAGGATCGCCCACTCGGAAAGAAGACTGGCAACGTAAACAGCACTCAGATCTCCCCGCAGAAAATGGCACTCAAGCTGCGTCCTG GCAGCAAGGTGACTTTCCAGGTCAAGATTCAACACACAGAGGACTATCCTGTGGACATATACTACCTGATGGACCTGTCAGCATCCATGATCGACGATCTGGCGATGATCAAAGACTTGGGCTCCTCTTTGTCGAAAGAGATGGCCAAGCTCACCAGTAAATTTCGAATGGGCTTTGGCTCTTTTGTGGAGAAACCCATCCTGCCATTCATCAAAATCACAGAAGAAGATCTGGCCAACCCCTGCAG CGTTGGCGCAACCTGCCTGCCAACGTTTGGCTACAAACACGTCTTGTCCCTGACGAGCAGCACCGACAAGTTCAACAAGATAATCGCAATGCAGCGAGTATCTGCAAATATTGATGTGCCAGAGTGTGGCTTTGACGCCGTCATGCAGGCAGCTGTTTGTGGG GACAAGATAGGCTGGAGGAATGATTCGATGCGTTTGCTGGTGTTTGTCAGTGATGCTGACTCACACTTTGGGATGGACAGTAAGATGGCCGGCATCGTGATTCCCAACGATGGGCAGTGTCACCTGGATGCCAACAATGAATACTCCATGTCCGCAGTGCAG GAGTATCCAACTCTTGGTCAGTTGATTGATAAGGTGGTGGAGAACAATATCTTACTGATATTTGCTGTGACAGAAGGACAGAAACTGAACTATAAG aaCTATGCAAATCTAATACCTGGCGCCACAGTTGGAGTCCTGGCGACAGATTCGCGGAACATCCTGGAACTGATTGTAACAGCATACAAA GAACTGCGTTCAGAGATTGAACTGGAGGTCCTTGGAGACACAGAAGAGCTCCAGATGTCCTTTACAACCATTTGCCCAAATGGGACCGTCCTCACTGATGAAAAACGCTGCTCCAACATCAAACCTGGAGAGACG GTAGTGTTCAACGTGTCTGTGGAGCTCCCAGGATGCCTGTCCGGAGTTCGCCACTTCTCCCTCAAACCGGTGGGTTTACAGGACAGTCTGGAGGTGCAACTGGAGTCTCTTTGCTCGTGCGACTGCCGGCAGCCTCCTGAAGCAAACAGCAGCCAGTGCATCGAGGGCCAGGGGGCTTTCCAGTGcggcgtatgtgtgtgtcagccgGGGTTCCTGGGATCGGAGTGTGAATGCAATGAGGAAAGAGCTTTGTTGAGCAACTGCCTCTCACACAATGAGTCTGAGATATGCAGTGGTCAGGGGCAGTGCTACtgcggacagtgtgtgtgtcatgcATCCAGCTTTGGACGCATCTACGGACCTTACTGCGAGTGTGACAATTACTCCTGTGTTCGTTTCCGTGGGGAGCTCTGTGGAG GCCACGGGGTGTGTGACTGCGGGGAGTGTCACTGTGAAAGCGGCTGGACAGGGGAGTATTGTAACTGCAGCACCAGCACTGAGGCGTGCATGTCAGAGGATGGCACTTTCTGCAGTGGTCGGGGGAGATGTGAGTGTGGCCACTGTGTCTGCTCTGTACCCGGAGCATCTGGGGACAAGTGTGAGAGGTGTCCAACATGCGGAGACGCCTGTAGCTCTGCAAG GACCTGTGTAGAGTGCCATCTGCTAGATAAGGACGATGGCAAGTTGTGTGATCAAAAGTGCAGCACCCCTAAAAtttccatcaacacaacagcag ATTATGACAAGAGCCCTTCTATGCAATGCGCGCTGATGATGGAGAATGAGTGCCGGATCTCATTTAATGCAGTAAGAAGTGAGACGGGGACCATTGTCTATGATCTCCAGATGTACG GTTGCCCGGAGCCTCCCAACATCCCCATGATTATTCTAGGGGTCTCTCTTTCCATCGTGTGTATCGGCCTGATTCTGCTGGCTGTGTGGAAGGTGCTGGTGTCAGTCCATGACCGCAAAGAGGTGGCCAAGTTTGAGGCTGAGAGGGCAAAGGCAAAATGGCAGACA gGGACCAACCCTCTGTTCAAAAGCTCAACATCTACATTCAAAAATGTAACTTataagaagacagagagagaaaagatcaTTACACTGGATCACTACTAA
- the itgb6 gene encoding integrin beta-6 isoform X2 has translation MGLILLSLILRYWISTVEGSCSAGSAVTCDECLQLSSHCAWCTQENFTDWFSVSERCETLDILLEKGCARDQLEFPVSKGQILQDRPLGKKTGNVNSTQISPQKMALKLRPGSKVTFQVKIQHTEDYPVDIYYLMDLSASMIDDLAMIKDLGSSLSKEMAKLTSKFRMGFGSFVEKPILPFIKITEEDLANPCSSVGATCLPTFGYKHVLSLTSSTDKFNKIIAMQRVSANIDVPECGFDAVMQAAVCGDKIGWRNDSMRLLVFVSDADSHFGMDSKMAGIVIPNDGQCHLDANNEYSMSAVQEYPTLGQLIDKVVENNILLIFAVTEGQKLNYKNYANLIPGATVGVLATDSRNILELIVTAYKELRSEIELEVLGDTEELQMSFTTICPNGTVLTDEKRCSNIKPGETVVFNVSVELPGCLSGVRHFSLKPVGLQDSLEVQLESLCSCDCRQPPEANSSQCIEGQGAFQCGVCVCQPGFLGSECECNEERALLSNCLSHNESEICSGQGQCYCGQCVCHASSFGRIYGPYCECDNYSCVRFRGELCGGHGVCDCGECHCESGWTGEYCNCSTSTEACMSEDGTFCSGRGRCECGHCVCSVPGASGDKCERCPTCGDACSSARTCVECHLLDKDDGKLCDQKCSTPKISINTTADYDKSPSMQCALMMENECRISFNAVRSETGTIVYDLQMYGCPEPPNIPMIILGVSLSIVCIGLILLAVWKVLVSVHDRKEVAKFEAERAKAKWQTGTNPLFKSSTSTFKNVTYKKTEREKIITLDHY, from the exons ATGGGGCTTATACTGCTGAGCCTGATTCTCCGCTACTGGATCAGCACCGTGGAAG GATCATGTTCAGCTGGCAGCGCTGTGACCTGTGATGAGTGTCTGCAGCTCAGTTCTCACTGTGCCTGGTGCACACAGGAG AATTTTACAGACTGGTTTTCAGTCAGTGAAAGGTGTGAAACACTGGATATCTTACTAGAAAAGGGTTGTGCCAGGGACCAGCTGGAGTTCCCTGTCTCCAAAGGTCAAATCCTGCAGGATCGCCCACTCGGAAAGAAGACTGGCAACGTAAACAGCACTCAGATCTCCCCGCAGAAAATGGCACTCAAGCTGCGTCCTG GCAGCAAGGTGACTTTCCAGGTCAAGATTCAACACACAGAGGACTATCCTGTGGACATATACTACCTGATGGACCTGTCAGCATCCATGATCGACGATCTGGCGATGATCAAAGACTTGGGCTCCTCTTTGTCGAAAGAGATGGCCAAGCTCACCAGTAAATTTCGAATGGGCTTTGGCTCTTTTGTGGAGAAACCCATCCTGCCATTCATCAAAATCACAGAAGAAGATCTGGCCAACCCCTGCAG CAGCGTTGGCGCAACCTGCCTGCCAACGTTTGGCTACAAACACGTCTTGTCCCTGACGAGCAGCACCGACAAGTTCAACAAGATAATCGCAATGCAGCGAGTATCTGCAAATATTGATGTGCCAGAGTGTGGCTTTGACGCCGTCATGCAGGCAGCTGTTTGTGGG GACAAGATAGGCTGGAGGAATGATTCGATGCGTTTGCTGGTGTTTGTCAGTGATGCTGACTCACACTTTGGGATGGACAGTAAGATGGCCGGCATCGTGATTCCCAACGATGGGCAGTGTCACCTGGATGCCAACAATGAATACTCCATGTCCGCAGTGCAG GAGTATCCAACTCTTGGTCAGTTGATTGATAAGGTGGTGGAGAACAATATCTTACTGATATTTGCTGTGACAGAAGGACAGAAACTGAACTATAAG aaCTATGCAAATCTAATACCTGGCGCCACAGTTGGAGTCCTGGCGACAGATTCGCGGAACATCCTGGAACTGATTGTAACAGCATACAAA GAACTGCGTTCAGAGATTGAACTGGAGGTCCTTGGAGACACAGAAGAGCTCCAGATGTCCTTTACAACCATTTGCCCAAATGGGACCGTCCTCACTGATGAAAAACGCTGCTCCAACATCAAACCTGGAGAGACG GTAGTGTTCAACGTGTCTGTGGAGCTCCCAGGATGCCTGTCCGGAGTTCGCCACTTCTCCCTCAAACCGGTGGGTTTACAGGACAGTCTGGAGGTGCAACTGGAGTCTCTTTGCTCGTGCGACTGCCGGCAGCCTCCTGAAGCAAACAGCAGCCAGTGCATCGAGGGCCAGGGGGCTTTCCAGTGcggcgtatgtgtgtgtcagccgGGGTTCCTGGGATCGGAGTGTGAATGCAATGAGGAAAGAGCTTTGTTGAGCAACTGCCTCTCACACAATGAGTCTGAGATATGCAGTGGTCAGGGGCAGTGCTACtgcggacagtgtgtgtgtcatgcATCCAGCTTTGGACGCATCTACGGACCTTACTGCGAGTGTGACAATTACTCCTGTGTTCGTTTCCGTGGGGAGCTCTGTGGAG GCCACGGGGTGTGTGACTGCGGGGAGTGTCACTGTGAAAGCGGCTGGACAGGGGAGTATTGTAACTGCAGCACCAGCACTGAGGCGTGCATGTCAGAGGATGGCACTTTCTGCAGTGGTCGGGGGAGATGTGAGTGTGGCCACTGTGTCTGCTCTGTACCCGGAGCATCTGGGGACAAGTGTGAGAGGTGTCCAACATGCGGAGACGCCTGTAGCTCTGCAAG GACCTGTGTAGAGTGCCATCTGCTAGATAAGGACGATGGCAAGTTGTGTGATCAAAAGTGCAGCACCCCTAAAAtttccatcaacacaacagcag ATTATGACAAGAGCCCTTCTATGCAATGCGCGCTGATGATGGAGAATGAGTGCCGGATCTCATTTAATGCAGTAAGAAGTGAGACGGGGACCATTGTCTATGATCTCCAGATGTACG GTTGCCCGGAGCCTCCCAACATCCCCATGATTATTCTAGGGGTCTCTCTTTCCATCGTGTGTATCGGCCTGATTCTGCTGGCTGTGTGGAAGGTGCTGGTGTCAGTCCATGACCGCAAAGAGGTGGCCAAGTTTGAGGCTGAGAGGGCAAAGGCAAAATGGCAGACA gGGACCAACCCTCTGTTCAAAAGCTCAACATCTACATTCAAAAATGTAACTTataagaagacagagagagaaaagatcaTTACACTGGATCACTACTAA
- the itgb6 gene encoding integrin beta-6 isoform X1, which yields MALKLRPGSKVTFQVKIQHTEDYPVDIYYLMDLSASMIDDLAMIKDLGSSLSKEMAKLTSKFRMGFGSFVEKPILPFIKITEEDLANPCSSVGATCLPTFGYKHVLSLTSSTDKFNKIIAMQRVSANIDVPECGFDAVMQAAVCGDKIGWRNDSMRLLVFVSDADSHFGMDSKMAGIVIPNDGQCHLDANNEYSMSAVQEYPTLGQLIDKVVENNILLIFAVTEGQKLNYKNYANLIPGATVGVLATDSRNILELIVTAYKELRSEIELEVLGDTEELQMSFTTICPNGTVLTDEKRCSNIKPGETVVFNVSVELPGCLSGVRHFSLKPVGLQDSLEVQLESLCSCDCRQPPEANSSQCIEGQGAFQCGVCVCQPGFLGSECECNEERALLSNCLSHNESEICSGQGQCYCGQCVCHASSFGRIYGPYCECDNYSCVRFRGELCGGHGVCDCGECHCESGWTGEYCNCSTSTEACMSEDGTFCSGRGRCECGHCVCSVPGASGDKCERCPTCGDACSSARTCVECHLLDKDDGKLCDQKCSTPKISINTTADYDKSPSMQCALMMENECRISFNAVRSETGTIVYDLQMYGCPEPPNIPMIILGVSLSIVCIGLILLAVWKVLVSVHDRKEVAKFEAERAKAKWQTGTNPLFKSSTSTFKNVTYKKTEREKIITLDHY from the exons ATGGCACTCAAGCTGCGTCCTG GCAGCAAGGTGACTTTCCAGGTCAAGATTCAACACACAGAGGACTATCCTGTGGACATATACTACCTGATGGACCTGTCAGCATCCATGATCGACGATCTGGCGATGATCAAAGACTTGGGCTCCTCTTTGTCGAAAGAGATGGCCAAGCTCACCAGTAAATTTCGAATGGGCTTTGGCTCTTTTGTGGAGAAACCCATCCTGCCATTCATCAAAATCACAGAAGAAGATCTGGCCAACCCCTGCAG CAGCGTTGGCGCAACCTGCCTGCCAACGTTTGGCTACAAACACGTCTTGTCCCTGACGAGCAGCACCGACAAGTTCAACAAGATAATCGCAATGCAGCGAGTATCTGCAAATATTGATGTGCCAGAGTGTGGCTTTGACGCCGTCATGCAGGCAGCTGTTTGTGGG GACAAGATAGGCTGGAGGAATGATTCGATGCGTTTGCTGGTGTTTGTCAGTGATGCTGACTCACACTTTGGGATGGACAGTAAGATGGCCGGCATCGTGATTCCCAACGATGGGCAGTGTCACCTGGATGCCAACAATGAATACTCCATGTCCGCAGTGCAG GAGTATCCAACTCTTGGTCAGTTGATTGATAAGGTGGTGGAGAACAATATCTTACTGATATTTGCTGTGACAGAAGGACAGAAACTGAACTATAAG aaCTATGCAAATCTAATACCTGGCGCCACAGTTGGAGTCCTGGCGACAGATTCGCGGAACATCCTGGAACTGATTGTAACAGCATACAAA GAACTGCGTTCAGAGATTGAACTGGAGGTCCTTGGAGACACAGAAGAGCTCCAGATGTCCTTTACAACCATTTGCCCAAATGGGACCGTCCTCACTGATGAAAAACGCTGCTCCAACATCAAACCTGGAGAGACG GTAGTGTTCAACGTGTCTGTGGAGCTCCCAGGATGCCTGTCCGGAGTTCGCCACTTCTCCCTCAAACCGGTGGGTTTACAGGACAGTCTGGAGGTGCAACTGGAGTCTCTTTGCTCGTGCGACTGCCGGCAGCCTCCTGAAGCAAACAGCAGCCAGTGCATCGAGGGCCAGGGGGCTTTCCAGTGcggcgtatgtgtgtgtcagccgGGGTTCCTGGGATCGGAGTGTGAATGCAATGAGGAAAGAGCTTTGTTGAGCAACTGCCTCTCACACAATGAGTCTGAGATATGCAGTGGTCAGGGGCAGTGCTACtgcggacagtgtgtgtgtcatgcATCCAGCTTTGGACGCATCTACGGACCTTACTGCGAGTGTGACAATTACTCCTGTGTTCGTTTCCGTGGGGAGCTCTGTGGAG GCCACGGGGTGTGTGACTGCGGGGAGTGTCACTGTGAAAGCGGCTGGACAGGGGAGTATTGTAACTGCAGCACCAGCACTGAGGCGTGCATGTCAGAGGATGGCACTTTCTGCAGTGGTCGGGGGAGATGTGAGTGTGGCCACTGTGTCTGCTCTGTACCCGGAGCATCTGGGGACAAGTGTGAGAGGTGTCCAACATGCGGAGACGCCTGTAGCTCTGCAAG GACCTGTGTAGAGTGCCATCTGCTAGATAAGGACGATGGCAAGTTGTGTGATCAAAAGTGCAGCACCCCTAAAAtttccatcaacacaacagcag ATTATGACAAGAGCCCTTCTATGCAATGCGCGCTGATGATGGAGAATGAGTGCCGGATCTCATTTAATGCAGTAAGAAGTGAGACGGGGACCATTGTCTATGATCTCCAGATGTACG GTTGCCCGGAGCCTCCCAACATCCCCATGATTATTCTAGGGGTCTCTCTTTCCATCGTGTGTATCGGCCTGATTCTGCTGGCTGTGTGGAAGGTGCTGGTGTCAGTCCATGACCGCAAAGAGGTGGCCAAGTTTGAGGCTGAGAGGGCAAAGGCAAAATGGCAGACA gGGACCAACCCTCTGTTCAAAAGCTCAACATCTACATTCAAAAATGTAACTTataagaagacagagagagaaaagatcaTTACACTGGATCACTACTAA